The DNA segment GCGGATTGCCCTCGGATGGGCGCGGCGTGTTCACGGCCTCTTCCAGCGCCGTCACGATCTGCGCGACTTCCAGCGTGAAGACGCCCGCCTCGCCCCGCTCGTGCGCCCCACGCCACTGCTCGTAGCCACTCTGGTCCTCGGGCAGCGGCGCACCTTCCTCCAGCAGATCGGTCACGCTGGCCCGCAGCGCGCCTGCGGAAATGGGCGAGTGCGGCAGATCGGTCTGGACGCCGCCCGCCGTGTACGGGTTTTTCAGGTGCAGGCCGTCCACCGTGATGTGCCAGGTGTCCCCGCCGCCGCGCAGGATCAGCAGCGTGGAGGTTCCCTCGCTGGGGCGGGTGTGATAGGCCCAGCGCTGGCCGGGGGCAAACGGCGTTTCGGGGGCGGTCATGGCTCCACGATACCTGATCACTTGAACGGCGTTCCAATCCACGCGGGGAGAAGTGGCGCACCCTTTAAGCTGCCCCCATGCGAATCCTGGTGACGGGAGCAACCGGCTTTCTGGGCGGCGTCACGGCCCGTGAGCTGGCAAGGCGCGGTCACACGGTCACGGGGCTGGGCCGCGATATGGGCAAAGGCGCGGCGCTCCAGGCAGATGGAATTAGTTTTCTGCGTGCCGATCTGCGGAACCCCGCCGACTGGCTCCCCGCTCTGGCCGATGCTGACGCCGTGCTACACGCTGCCGCCCGCTCAACCTTGTGGGGTCAGTGGGACGATTTTGTGGCCGACAACATCACGGTCAGCCGGGAGATTGCACGGGCCTGTACTGAGCGGGGCTTGCGACTGGTTCACATCAGCACGCCCAGCGTGTACAACGCTACCGGACTGTCCCAACGCGTACCGGAATCTGCGCCGATTGGCCCACACTTTGACAGTCTGTACGCCCGCAGCAAGTTTCTGGCCGAACTGGAGGTGACGGCGGCCCATCCAGAGGCCACCATCCTGCGCCCACGCGGCATTTACGGCGTCGGTGACACATCCATCATTCCCCGCCTCAGCCGCGCCCTGCGTTCGGGCCGGTTACCGCGTCTGGTGCGGGGCGAGGTTCACACCGAACTGACCCACGTCCGCAACGTTGCCCACGCCGCGCGGCTGGCGCTGGAGGGGTCTGCTCCCGGCATCTACAACGTC comes from the Deinococcus sp. AJ005 genome and includes:
- a CDS encoding NAD(P)-dependent oxidoreductase gives rise to the protein MRILVTGATGFLGGVTARELARRGHTVTGLGRDMGKGAALQADGISFLRADLRNPADWLPALADADAVLHAAARSTLWGQWDDFVADNITVSREIARACTERGLRLVHISTPSVYNATGLSQRVPESAPIGPHFDSLYARSKFLAELEVTAAHPEATILRPRGIYGVGDTSIIPRLSRALRSGRLPRLVRGEVHTELTHVRNVAHAARLALEGSAPGIYNVTDGETVPIWAMLDALADAMGVARPARYVPARLVENAARVVELAARLHPARPEPTLTASGVRLLTRPMTLDLTRVRARLGYVPVIHPREGLAEVLRGMRP